One Amblyomma americanum isolate KBUSLIRL-KWMA chromosome 8, ASM5285725v1, whole genome shotgun sequence DNA window includes the following coding sequences:
- the LOC144100405 gene encoding scoloptoxin SSD976-like, with the protein MNVVLRWVLCLAAVGLCYPPKPAQASASQNRRVPHLRRPGTSSCRAEYVRVTRGVQHTACKPPNPQCRIRDSGVTRAEMQLIMRMHNRMRSLVAIGRLPGFPPAANMRKLYWHPELAAVAQAHANQCMSESDHKHDHAQARTTVTFDSVGQNALWEANNYDKSKRVWHVHMRNWFAEHRSCPVKTVDSFRARGDGARIGHFTQLVWADTQYIGCGYSYYTLDGVEGDRKYQSFYVCNYAPTGNVFSMPVYQAGPPCSSCPEGLVCDRFSGLCAIP; encoded by the exons ATGAACGTGGTGCTAAGATGGGTCCTGTGCCTTGCCGCTGTGGGACTGTGCTACCCACCGAAGCCAGCGCAGGCCTCAGCATCACAAAACCGGAGGGTGCCACACCTACGAAGGCCAGGGACGTCTTCGTGCCGGGCCGAGTACGTGCGAGTGACTAGGGGAGTCCAGCACACCGCCTGCAAGCCGCCCAATCCGCAATGCCGCATTCGGGATAGCGGAGTCACCAGGGCCGAAATGCAACTCATAATGCGCATGCACAACAG GATGCGCAGTCTTGTGGCGATTGGTCGGCTACCAGGTTTTCCGCCTGCGGCTAATATGAGGAAGTTG TACTGGCACCCTGAACTTGCCGCCGTGGCCCAGGCGCATGCAAACCAATGCATGTCCGAATCGGACCACAAACATGACCACGCCCAAGCCAGGACCACAG TGACGTTCGACTCCGTGGGCCAGAACGCTTTGTGGGAAGCCAACAACTATGACAAAAGCAAGCGAGTCTGGCATGTGCACATGCGCAACTGGTTCGCCGAGCACCGCAGCTGCCCGGTCAAAACCGTCGACAGTTTCCGAGCTAGGGGCGATGGCGCCCGCATTGGCCACTTCACTCAG CTTGTTTGGGCCGACACGCAATACATTGGATGCGGCTACTCCTACTACACGCTCGATGGCGTCGAAGGAGACCGGAAGTACCAGAGCTTCTACGTGTGCAACTACGCACCGAC GGGAAATGTGTTCTCGATGCCCGTCTACCAGGCGGGACCGCCGTGCAGCTCATGCCCGGAAGGACTCGTCTGCGACAGGTTCAGCGGTCTCTGTGCG atCCCGTAG